The proteins below are encoded in one region of Aspergillus nidulans FGSC A4 chromosome III:
- a CDS encoding ssDNA endodeoxyribonuclease RAD1 (transcript_id=CADANIAT00006357), which yields MPPERQNVPVKLSLPLQFQQDIFTELRGEDELVILARGLGLLRLITNLLHFYDAAGNNLVLLVGANDRENEWIGEGIPGGALCNKQNASCKGFKGHKYRQGYSADATDCSREKIYAEGGILSVTSRILVVDLLSKLLDPERVTGLVVLHADKIVATSTEAFIIRIYRNANKSGFLKAFSDSPEPFTTGFAPLANSLRNLFLRKASLWPRFHVTVAESLEGHRKAEVIELEVPMSDKMREIQNAVLECVELCIGELKKANTGLDMADWTLDSALHRSFDISIRRQLDPMWHRVSFRTKQIVSDLSDLRAILHALLTYDAVSFVKYLDTIVTAHSPPPGSTRHNYSPWLFLDAAHVLFQTAKSRVYEGKIGNELSRSSMTSLPTTLRPVLEEQPKWDVLAEILEEIEMDAYHNPASTGESNNTVLIMCTDQRTCCQLREYLGTMNTKVEDERQEVADGSEDKQEKKRSGEVMLRRKLREYVNWKRSLVNVNKNLTAKPVNEEPRTGSGRDSPRPTTQQGRAPPNKRRRVRGGAASVAAPRQPNSSVQADTEPSEQMSVLLDVIQPTEVEESLKEEIIIDDLEDMGDIYELYDMDDLVMVHPFDGDMDEHILEEVRPRYIIMYEPDPAFIRRVEVYRSSHVGRDVRVYFMYYGGSVEEQRYLSAVRREKDAFTKLIKEKSNMAVTLTHDKSAEDPQEQFLRTVNTRIAGGGRLTATASPPRVVVDVREFRSALPSLLHGNNMVIVPCQITVGDYILTPDICVERKSVRDLISSLRNGRLYNQAETMTQHYKSPLLLIEFDENKSFTFDAFTSATTPGTTFLTDFGFSSSGTVTTSLSSSSALINPSAPKSAQHLLVLLTLAFPRLKIIWSSSPYQTAEIFAELKKNAPEPDPVRAVQIGLDVNISDDLGSGDLMTASGIEHRTFNLLPQEMLRAVPGVSPQVLERLILETGNISEIANMSVEELDPFMGREAARQVVGFFRKSVFDGD from the exons ATGCCGCCTGAACGACAGAATGTGCCGGTGAAGCTGTCCTTGCCATTA CAATTCCAGCAGGACATCTTCACCGAACTCCGCGGCGAAGATGAGCTGGTCATCCTCGCCCGTGGCCTaggcctcctccgcctgatTACGAACTTGCTTCACTTCTACGATGCAGCAGGGAATAATCTGGTTCTATTAGTGGGAGCGAATGACCGAGAGAATGAATGGATCGGCGAGGGTAT CCCTGGCGGAGCATTATGCAATAAGCAAAACGCCTCTTGCAAGGGGTTTAAAGGTCATAAATACCGACAGGGCTACAGTGCCGATGCG ACTGATTGCTCTAGGGAAAAGATATACGCCGAAGGCGGTATTCTGAGTGTGACATCCAGGATACTAGTCGTGGATCTTTTGTCCA AGCTACTTGACCCAGAGAGGGTGACTGGATTGGTTGTACTTCATGCTGACAA AATTGTCGCGACGTCGACTGAAGCATTTATCATTCGAATCTATCGCAATGCCAACAAAAGTGGCTTTCTGAAAGCCTTCTCCGACTCGCCGGAACCTTTTACTACGGGATTCGCGCCCTTAGCCAACTCTTTGCGTAACCTTTTCCTACGGAAAGCTTCATTATGGCCGCGGTTCCACGTTACTGTTGCTGAATCGCTGGAGGGCCATCGGAAAGCCGAAGTAATCGAGCTCGAGGTCCCCATGAGTGATAAAATGCGCGAGATACAAAACGCAGTCCTTGAGTGTGTGGAGCTCTGCATTGGAGAACTCAAGAAAGCGAACACGGGATTAGACATGGCCGATTGGACGTTGGATAGCGCTCTGCATAGGAGCTTCGACATCTCCATCAGACGCCAGCTTGACCCTATGTGGCATCGTGTGAGCTTCAGGACCAAGCAGATTGTGAGCGATCTCAGTGACCTCCGCGCAATACTTCA CGCCCTGCTCACATATGATGCTGTCTCATTTGTCAAATATCTTGACACTATTGTGACCGCGCATTCCCCTCCGCCGGGCTCCACGAGGCACAATTACTCACCCTGGCTGTTTCTCGACGCGGCCCACGTCCTCTTTCAGACAGCAAAGTCTAGAGTATACGAAGGGAAGATTGGCAATGAATTATCTCGCTCATCCATGACATCTTTACCTACCACGCTTCGGCCTGTATTGGAAGAGCAGCCCAAATGGGACGTTCTGGCTGAGATCCTCGAGGAAATAGAAATGGACGCATATCATAATCCGGCCAGTACAGGTGAATCAAACAACACGGTACTGATAATGTGCACAGATCAACGAACGTGCTGTCAACTTCGGGAGTATCTGGGAACAATGAATACCAAAGTCGAAGATGAGCGGCAGGAGGTTGCAGATGGTAGCGAGGAcaagcaagagaagaagcgcTCAGGAGAAGTTATGTTGCGCAGGAAACTAAGGGAGTATGTCAACTGGAAACGCTCACTGGTCAATGTCAACAAAAACTTGACAGCAAAACCAGTGAATGAAGAGCCTCGAACAGGATCAGGCCGGGATTCACCACGACCGACGACTCAGCAAGGTCGAGCTCCACCGAACAAACGACGCCGAGTCCGTGGAggagctgcttctgttgcAGCTCCCCGTCAACCAAACAGCAGTGTTCAAGCAGATACTGAGCCTTCAGAGCAAATGTCTGTTCTCCTGGATGTGATTCAACCCACGGAAGTAGAAGAAAGCCTCAAGGAAGAGATCATTATTGATGACCTTGAGGACATGGGCGACATTTACGAACTATATGATATGGATGACTTGGTGATGGTACATCCTTTCGACGGTGATATGGACGAACATATACTCGAAGAAGTCCGTCCTAGATATATCATCATGTACGAGCCCGACCCTGCATTCATCCGGCGGGTCGAAGTATACCGCAGCTCCCATGTAGGGAGGGACGTGCGGGTTTACTTCATGTATTATGGTGGCTCCGTCGAGGAACAGCGTTACCTGAGCGCAGTGCGACGGGAGAAAGACGCATTCACAAAGCTTATCAAAGAGAAAAGC AATATGGCCGTAACCCTCACGCACGACAAAAGCGCCGAAGATCCCCAAGAGCAATTCCTCCGCACAGTAAATACTCGCATCGCCGGCGGGGGCCGCttgacagcaacagcctcaCCCCCGCGTGTCGTCGTTGACGTGCGCGAATTCCGCAGCGCTCTGCCCTCCCTCCTCCACGGCAACAATATGGTCATTGTACCCTGCCAGATCACCGTCGGCGACTACATCCTCACCCCGGACATCTGTGTCGAGCGCAAGTCCGTCCGTGATCTCATTTCCTCCCTCCGCAACGGCCGCCTCTACAACCAAGCCGAGACCATGACGCAACATTACAAATCGCCATTGCTGCTCATCGAATTCGACGAGAACAAATCGTTTACTTTTGACGCTTTCACGTCTGCCACGACGCCGGGGACAACATTCCTCACGGATTTCGGATTCTCCTCATCTGGAACCGTAACTACGTCTCTATCATCCAGCAGCGCGCTGATTAACCCCTCCGCGCCAAAGTCAGCACAAcacctcctcgtcctcctgaCACTTGCATTCCCGCGCCTGAAAATCATTTGGTCGTCATCACCCTACCAAACCGCCGAGATCTTCGccgagctgaagaagaatgcGCCTGAGCCGGACCCCGTCCGTGCCGTGCAAATTGGGCTTGATGTGAATATTTCAGACGATTTGGGCTCCGGGGATCTCATGACTGCTTCGGGGATTGAGCACAGGACGTTTAATCTTCTGCCGCAGGAGATGCTAAGGGCTGTTCCGGGCGTATCGCCGCAGGTGTTAGAACGGTTGATCCTCGAGACGGGAAATATCTCCGAGATTGCTAATATGAGTGTTGAAGAGTTGGATCCGTTCATGGGGAGGGAGGCTGCGAGGCAGGTGGTTGGATTTTTTCGGAAGAGTGTATTTGACGGGGATTGA
- a CDS encoding translation initiation complex factor eIF1A (transcript_id=CADANIAT00006358), whose translation MPKNKGKGGKNRRRGKNENDNEKRELVFKEEGQEYAQVVKMLGNGRLEALCFDGEKRLAHIRGKLRKKVWINQGDIILLSLRDYQDEKGDVIMKYTADEARSLKAYGELPEHAKINETDTYGHEGFEDNVEFDEDRDSEDEKEVDIDEL comes from the exons ATGCCCAAGAACAAGGGAAAG GGCGGTAAAAACCGTCGTCGTGGAAAGAACGAAAACGACAACGAGAAGCGCGAACTTGTGttcaaggaggaaggtcAGGAGTATGCGCAGGTCGTGAAGATGCTTGGCAACGGCCGTCTCGAGGCCCTCTGCTTTGACGGCGAAAAGCGACTCGCACACATCCGTGgcaagctgaggaagaaggtctGGATCAACCAGGGCGATATCATTCTTCTTTCGCTGCGTGACTACCAGGACGAAAAAGGCGATGTCATCATGAAATATACCGCCGACGAGGCCAGGAGCTTGAAGGCCTACGGCGAGCTGCCTGAGCATGCCAAGATCAACGAAACTGACACCTACGGTCATGAGGGTTTCGAGGACAACGTCGAGTTCGACGAAGACCGcgacagcgaagacgagaaggaggtCGATATCGACGAACTATAA
- a CDS encoding uncharacterized protein (transcript_id=CADANIAT00006359): MKTIGPKNLYTARFSPNQIISPIAHRYLTARVNPITPKIQYLCDNRDRNTLWWRVSVSALVSYKRVVRSWVARRARAAFKQELKERGFDAEGRRLDSSTPRSAAAHGFSGNMTGTLNIDLEPAMISATFPMIREEMKFTMNALIQEQQRKQASQQQPRKQARKAIRSPTDASVPEQPREQTPFQRPRKQMSRKESAQSAGGKVYRNSIERGGGTRH; the protein is encoded by the coding sequence atgaagaccATCGGACCAAAAAACTTGTATACTGCGAGGTTCTCTCCAAACCAGATCATCTCACCAATTGCTCATCGGTATTTAACGGCAAGAGTCAATCCCATCACTCCGAAGATCCAGTATCTATGCGACAACCGTGATCGCAATACTCTCTGGTGGAGGGTTTCAGTTAGCGCATTGGTTTCCTACAAGCGAGTGGTTCGATCATGGGTTGCGCGAAGAGCGCGAGCAGCGTTCAAACAGGAACTGAAAGAACGCGGATTTGATGCAGAGGGCAGGAGGCTGGATTCAAGTACTCCacgctctgctgctgcgcatGGCTTTTCCGGCAACATGACAGGGACTCTCAATATTGATCTTGAACCGGCTATGATTTCGGCGACATTTCCCATGATTcgggaggagatgaagttcACGATGAATGCATTGATTCAAGAGCAACAACGGAAGCAAgcgtctcagcagcagccgcggaAACAAGCGCGGAAGGCGATTAGATCCCCTACAGATGCTTCGGTTCCAGAGCAACCACGGGAGCAAACTCCATTTCAGCGTCCACGCAAACAAATGTCGCGGAAGGAGTCAGCTCAAAGTGCAGGTGGCAAAGTTTACCGCAATTCTATTGAACGTGGAGGCGGAACGAGGCATTAA
- a CDS encoding putative chitin biosynthesis protein (Chs5) (transcript_id=CADANIAT00006360) — protein sequence MLVSLTVGKVDAGVAVLLTEDNRLIEFPSVLLPQNITSGSIVDITVSRNNAAEAANAAAFQALQKRILNTYGIKTPSPPVLRLRNATQTSLVLEWDPIDLATASLKTLSLYRNGSKAGSIPRPLETRSTKISGLAIHSEYTFHLVLRTTAGTYQSEKLTCRTHKMTDLSGITVTTGVLHPQRKEALAEALDRIGGKLIDTVRIDTTHFVCTEGRGPLWEKAVEMNIPVVVPEWVDACEAEGTIVSVRGYYLNADPKARQLGPIHGSTQHQRTTSSIASPSRQSQSQSLSLPANQSERDQNTSEPPPTPFPGANMSGQPKAEDDDRVSSENSESPPPPPPKDEEPGAKELQTPAPPSESTEANGASESEASLPGEDGKEEYNESPHEQHGEQEHEEDEEDLSSPKGSDKDKTKDNTGESDFNEVPL from the exons ATGTTGGTCTCTTTGACCGTCGGAAAGGTCGACGCTGGTGTCGCCGTCCTGTTGACTGAGGACAATCGCCTC ATTGAATTTCCCTCGGTCCTCCTCCCACAAAATATCACCTCAGGGAGTATCGTGGATATCACCGTGTCGCGTAACAATGCCGCAGAAGCTGCCAACGCGGCCGCTTTTCAGGCTCTCCAAAAGCGCATCCTTAACACCTATGGAATCAAGACACCTTCACCACCAGTACTCCGCCTCCGCAACGCTACGCAAACCTCGCTAGTCCTCGAATGGGACCCTATCGACCTAGCAACCGCATCCCTGAAGACCCTTTCACTTTACCGCAATGGCTCCAAAGCCGGCTCTATACCCCGGCCCCTTGAGACGCGCAGCACCAAGATCAGCGGTCTCGCAATTCACTCTGAATACACCTTCCATCTCGTTCTACGTACGACCGCAGGCACATACCAATCCGAAAAGTTGACCTGCCGGACGCACAAAATGACGGATCTGTCCGGTATTACAGTCACAACTGGCGTGCTTCATCCTCAGCGAAAGGAAGCCCTCGCCGAGGCCCTTGATCGCATTGGTGGTAAGCTTATTGACACTGTTCGAATCGATACCACGCACTTCGTCTGCACTGAAGGCAGGGGCCCGTTATGGGAGAAAGCTGTCGAAATGAATATCCCCGTTGTGGTGCCCGAGTGGGTTGATGCATGCGAAGCGGAGGGTACCATCGTCAGCGTGAGAGGCTACTACCTGAATGCCGACCCCAAGGCCCGGCAACTCGGACCAATTCATGGCTCGACGCAGCACCAGCGTACTACGTCCTCCATAGCGTCCCCCTCGCGACAATCTCAGTCGCAGTCTCTGTCCCTCCCTGCAAACCAGTCAGAGCGGGATCAGAATACCTCCGAGCCGCCCCCGACTCCATTTCCTGGAGCCAATATGAGCGGACAGCCAAAGGCGGAAGACGATGATAGGGTCTCATCCGAAAACTCAGagtctcctcctcccccgccTCCAAAGGATGAGGAACCCGGAGCCAAGGAGTTGCAgacaccagcaccaccaagCGAATCAACTGAAGCGAACGGGGCTTCCGAATCAGAGGCTTCTTTGCCTGGTGAAGATGGCAAAGAGGAATACAACGAAAGCCCGCATGAGCAACATGGCGAGCAAGAAcatgaagaagatgaagaagaccttTCCAGTCCTAAAGGGTCCGATAAAGACAAAACCAAAGACAATACGGGGGAATCAGATTTCAACGAGGTGCCTCTTTGA
- a CDS encoding putative aspartate transaminase (transcript_id=CADANIAT00006361), with product MTVLNVSPVPPDEIFALNRAYIDDDFPQKVNLGVGVYRTNEGQPWPLPVVEEAEKQLAAENSVFRHEYTAIEGDRAFLPLARDLMFGFDGQATSDAKQEAAKARIGTVQTVAGTGANHLGALFLATHMKPRNVWLSNPSWANHLTIWELAGVPRKTYPYYSAATRSFDFDGMISTLESEAQEGDVILLHACAHNPTGLDPNKEQWKAIIDLCERKRIFPFFDSAYQGFASGSVDEDAWAVRYVLNEKPQMEMCVAQSFSKNFGLYGQRVGAFHYVLNEGAEDLRDTVVNNLCHLIRGEYSMGPTAGCNIVKKVLTSPELTAKWHQDLKVMSSRIISMREALYNELVRLKTPGTWKHIVEQNGMFSYTGLTPSQVYALKDKFHIYLLKSGRASISGLSPKNVNYVARAIDEVVRNVN from the exons ATGACCGTGCTCAATGTCAGCCCAGTTCCTCCGGACGAAATTTTCGCCCTGAACCGTGCATACATCGACGATGACTTCCCGCAGAAGGTCAATCTCGGTGTAGGCGTTTACCGCACCAACGAGGGCCAGCCATGGCCTCTCCCCGTCGTtgaggaagcagagaagcagcTCGCAGCCGAAAACAGCGTCTTCCGCCATGAATACACAGCCATTGAAGGTGATAGGGCATTCCTCCCTCTCGCTCGGGACCTAATGTTTGGGTTCGACGGCCAAGCTACTTCTGATGCGAAGCAGGAGGCAGCCAAAGCACGCATTGGCACCGTCCAGACAGTCGCCGGCACCGGCGCAAACCATCTCGGtgccctcttcctcgcaaCTCACATGAAGCCACGAAATGTCTGGCTCTCCAACCCCTCTTGGGCAAACCACCTCACTATTTGGGAACTCGCCGGAGTGCCCCGCAAAACATACCCCTATTACTCTGCCGCCACCCGCTCCTTTGATTTCGACGGCATGATCTCAACTCTCGAATCCGAAGCTCAGGAAGGAGACGTGATTCTTCTCCACGCCTGCGCCCACAATCCCACAGGACTCGACCCCAACAAGGAGCAATGGAAAGCTATCATCGACCTCTGCGAGCGCAAGCGCATTTTCCCTTTCTTCGACTCAGCATACCAAGGCTTCGCCTCCGGATCCGTAGACGAAGACGCCTGGGCTGTCCGGTACGTCCTAAACGAGAAGCCGCAGATGGAAATGTGCGTTGCGCAATCCTTCTCTAAGAACTTTGGCCTCTACGGCCAGCGAGTCGGCGCCTTCCATTACGTCCTCAACGAAGGCGCAGAGGATCTCCGCGATACAGTCGTCAACAACCTTTGCCACCTCATCCGCGGAGAGTACTCCATGGGTCCCACGGCAGGCTGCAACATCGTCAAGAAAGTCCTCACAAGTCCTGAGCTCACGGCAAAATGGCACCAGGATCTGAAGGTCATGAGTTCGCGGATAATTTCCATGCGCGAAGCTCTTTACAATGAACTAGTCAGACTCAAAACCCCCGGAACTTGGAAACACATCGTCGAACAG AACGGAATGTTCTCCTACACAGGACTTACACCTTCACAAGTCTACGCTCTTAAAGATAAATTCCACATCTACCTGCTCAAGTCCGGCAGAGCCTCCATCAGTGGAC TGAGCCCGAAGAATGTAAATTACGTCGCCAGAGctattgacgaggttgtACGAAATGTCAACTGA
- a CDS encoding uncharacterized protein (transcript_id=CADANIAT00006362), with amino-acid sequence MQYFGEQSRLIATQQSLPTVGKLALRCKSTIHVKRHQVTVESVQYVDEAFSLYGQLRGDWLPSRFRKPSLCEFVGGVVKEMGSSVKSSDLEMRGCATAIPLLPPTLRHSFSNSINHRNIRQRPALRLRIKRPSQQSFYDKRINRCQSSGLAAHR; translated from the exons ATGCAGTATTTTGGTGAACAATCTCGGTTGATTGCAACCCAGCAGTCACTCCCGACCGTGGGGAAGCTTGCGCTCAGGTGCAAGTCGACAATCCACGTCAAACGCCACCAGGTGACCGTCGAATCTGTCCAGTATGTCGACGAGGCGTTTAGTCTTTATGGTCAGTTGCGAGGTGACTGGTTACCCAGCCGCTTCCGTAAA CCGAGTCTTTGCGAGTTCGTAG GCGGAGTTGTAAAGGAGATGGGTAGTAGTGTCAAGTCCAGTGATTTGGAGATGCGGGGATGTGCTACTGCCATTCCTCTACTCCCACCCACGTTAAGGcattccttctccaactccatcAACCACCGCAACATCCGCCAGCGTCCAGCGCTCCGGTTGCG CATCAAACGGCCGTCTCAGCAATCCTTCTACGATAAGCGAATTAATCGGTGTCAGTCTAGCGGCCTAGCGGCGCACCGGTAG
- a CDS encoding fumarase FUM1 (transcript_id=CADANIAT00006363), with translation MASRTAVRSMSSLTHATAKASNTSALARAATLAARSPASFTSRRALSSNSRPVTQFPRLQSFQSFSSKRSFSSTVAMASETRTESDAFGEIQVPADKYWGAQTQRSLGNFDINQPQDRMPDAVVKAFGILKGAAATVNMKFGLDPKIGEAIKQAAAEVAEGKLLDHFPLVVWQTGSGTQSNMNSNEVISNRAIEILGGKMGSKKPVHPNDHVNMSASSNDSFPTAMHIAAVLELENTLLPALTSLRNALQKKVDSFQNIIKIGRTHLQDATPLTLGQEFSGYVAQLDRNIERVQASLPHLRYLAQGGTAVGTGLNTFKGFDEAIAAEVSKMTGTEFKTAPNKFEVLAAHDAIVEASGSLNTLAGSLFKIAQDIRYLGSGPRCGLGELILPENEPGSSIMPGKVNPTQCESLTMVCSQVMGNHVAATIGGMNGQFELNVFKPLMIRNLLHSVRILADGMKSFEKNLVVGLEANESRISTLLHESLMLVTCLNPVIGYDMASKVAKNAHKKGITLKESAMELKALSEEDFDKYVRPELMLSPKEKK, from the exons ATGGCTTCCAGAACCGCGGTGCGCTCGATGAGCTCTTTGACACATGCTACTGCCAAAGCCTCCAACACCTCCGCATTGGCCCGGGCCGCGACGTTGGCTGCTCGCTCCCCCGCCTCGTTCACTAGCCGACGCGCGTTGAGCTCCAATAGCCGACCAGTTACACAGTTCCCCCGCCTTCAGTCCTTCCAGtctttctccagcaaaaGATCCTTCAGCTCAACCGTCGCAATG GCTTCCGAGACTCGCACTGAAAGTGATGCTTTTGGCGAGATCCAG GTCCCCGCCGACAAGTACTGGGGCGCGCAGACTCAGCG TTCACTGGGCAATTTCGACATCAACCAGCCCCAGGACCGCATGCCCGATGCTGTTGTCAAGGCTTTTGGTATTCTCAagggtgctgctgctaccgTCAACATGAAGTTTGGCCTTG ATCCCAAGATTGGTGAGGCTATCAAGcaggctgccgctgaggTCGCCGAGGGCAAGCTCCTTGACCACTTCCCTCTCGTCGTCTGGCAGACCGGTTCCGGCACTCAGTCCAACATGAACTCCAACGAGGTTATCTCCAACCGTGCCATTGAGATTCTCGGAGGCAAGATGGGCTCCAAGAAGCCCGTCCACCCCAACGACCACGTTAACATGTCCGCTTCCTCCAATGACTCTTTCCCAACCGCCATGCACATTGCCGCCGTTCTAGAGCTGGAGAACActctgcttcctgctcttACGAGCCTTCGTAATGCCCTTCAGAAGAAGGTGGACAGCTTCCAGAACATCATTAAGATCGGCCGTACCCATTTGCAGGATGCCACTCCTCTTACCCTTGGCCAGGAGTTCTCCGGATACGTTGCCCAGCTCGACCGCAACATCGAGCGCGTCCAAGCCTCTCTGCCCCACCTGCGCTACCTTGCTCAGGGTGGTACTGCCGTTGGTACTGGTCTTAACACCTTCAAGGGTTTCGACGAGGCGATTGCCGCTGAGGTGTCCAAGATGACTGGCACCGAGTTCAAGACCGCTCCCAACAAGTTCGAGGTTCTTGCTGCTCATGATGCAATCGTCGAGGCCTCCGGCTCGCTTAACACCCTTGCCGGCTCCCTGTTTAAGATCGCCCAGGACATCCGTTACCTCGGATCCGGCCCCCGCTGCGGTCTTGGTGAGCTCATCCTTCCTGAGAACGAACCTGGTTCTTCCATCATGCCTGGCAAGGTCAACCCTACCCAGTGCGAGTCCTTGACCATGGTCTGCTCTCAAGTCATGGGTAACCACGTCGCTGCTACCATTGGTGGCATGAACGGTCAGTTCGAGCTCAATGTATTCAAGCCACTCATGATCCGCAACCTTCTTCACAGTGTGCGCATTCTCGCCGATGGCATGAAGAGCTTTGAGAAGAACCTCGTTGTTGGTCTTGAGGCCAACGAGTCCAGAATCAGCACTCTCCTCCACGAGAG TCTGATGCTCGTTACCTGCCTCAACCCCGTCATCGGTTACGACATGGCTTCCAAGGTCGCCAAGAACGCCCACAAGAAGGGTATCACCCTCAAAGAGAGTGCCATGGAGCTCAAGGCTCTTAGcgaggaggactttgacAAGTATGTCCGACcagagctgatgctgagcCCTAAGGAGAAGAAATAG
- the gup1 gene encoding glucosamine 6-phosphate N-acetyltransferase (transcript_id=CADANIAT00006364), protein MTVSTSHSQDTPLFSTSLISPAVSSALPEGYKIRPVQRSDFSRGYLDVLRVLTTVGDIDEAAWNKRYDWISARNDEYYLLVIVDGQDKIVATGSLIVERKFIHSLGMVGHIEDIAVEKGQQGKKLGLRVIQALDFVAEKVGCYKTILDCSEANEGFYLKCGFKRAGLEMAHYY, encoded by the exons ATGACCGTCTCAACCTCACATTCTCAAGATACACCTCTCTTCTCCACGTCCCTAATCTCCCCTGCCGTCTCCTCCGCTCTCCCAGAGGGATACAAGATTCGCCCCGTGCAGCGCTCCGATTTCAGCCGCGGGTATCTCGACGTACTGCGCGTTCTGACGACAGTCGGCGACATCGATGAAGCAGCCTGGAACAAGCGGTATGACTGGATCTCGGCCCGTAACGACGAATACTACCTCCTTGTTATCGTGGACGGACAGGACAAGATCGTGGCTACGGGGAGTCTGATTGTCGAGCGCAAGTTTATACACTCGTTGGGGATGGTAGGACACATTGAGGATATTGCTGTAGAGAAGGGACAACAGGGGAAGAAACTGGGATTGAGGGTAATTCAGGCGTTGGATTTCGTTGCAGAAAAGGTTGGGTGTTATAAG ACTATTCTTGACTGCTCCGAGGCGAATGAAGGGTTCTACTTGAAATGTGGATTCAAGAGGGCCGGACTTGAAATGGCTCACTATTATTAG
- a CDS encoding 40S ribosomal protein eS30 (transcript_id=CADANIAT00006365) → MGKVHGSLARAGKVKSATPKVEPQEKKKLPKGRAMKRLKYTRRFVNVTMTGGKRKMNPNPGN, encoded by the exons ATGGGTAAGGTTCACGGATCTCTCGCCCGTGCGGGTAAGGTTAAGTCTGCTACTCCTAAG GTCGAGCcccaggagaagaagaagctcccCAAGGGTCGCGCCATGAAGCGTCTCAAGTACACTCGTCGTTTCGTCAACGTTACCATGACTGGTGGCAAGCGAAAG ATGAACCCCAACCCCGGTAACTAG
- a CDS encoding 60S ribosomal protein eL24 (transcript_id=CADANIAT00006366), whose amino-acid sequence MRTYDDSFSGQKIYPGKGKLYVRGDSKIFRFQNGKSESLFLQRKNPRRIAWTVLYRRQHKKGISEEVAKKRTRRVVKSQRAIVGASLDVIKERRSQRPEARAAARQQAIKDAKEKKAAAESKKKAEKAKNAAAGAKGAAQRIQSKQGAKGSAPKVAAKSR is encoded by the exons ATGCGTACCTACGACGATTCTTTCAGCGGTCAGAAGATCTACCCTGGAAAG GGTAAGCTGTACGTCCGCGGTGACAGCAAGatcttccgcttccagaATGGAAAGTCCGagtccctcttcctccagcgcAAGAACCCTCGCCGGATAGCTTGGACTGTCCTTTACCGTCGCCAGCACAAGAAGGGTATCTCTGAG GAGGTTGCCAAGAAGCGTACCCGCCGTGTCGTCAAGTCCCAGCGTGCCATCGTCGGTGCTTCCCTCGACGTGATCAAGGAGCGCCGCTCCCAGCGCCCCGAGGCCCGTGCCGCCGCCCGCCAGCAGGCCATCAAGGAcgccaaggagaagaaggctgccgctgagtccaagaagaaggctgagaaggctaAGAACGCCGCTGCTGGTGCCAAGGGTGCTGCTCAGCGCATCCAGAGCAAGCAGGGTGCTAAGGGTTCTGCTCCCAAGGTCGCTGCCAAGTCTCGTTAA